One Stenotrophomonas sp. SAU14A_NAIMI4_5 DNA segment encodes these proteins:
- a CDS encoding discoidin domain-containing protein, whose product MKRAIAVGLGLLWTSLAIAAPPALPAPKVLDDFDDISAWKLVLSDQVSGSLRPVSGAGGGRALCLDYDFHKVSGYVGIRRALNIEYPANYRFGFQLRGDSPRNDLQFKLIDASGDNVWWVNRPGYSFNKAWTPVEYRRRQIDKAWGPSAEKEMARSAAVEFTIYSKVGGRGTVCFDKLTLQGLPPQDDSALMPSVIADTATALQDRMIDGKSDTFWVSGGVKQQTISLDLHKSREIGGAVIDWLPNLEATRYVVRTSEDGRDWRTVREVTGGGGGRDWLALPDTDARYVRFDLEDGPNWRYGIRDIALKPLAFAATPNAFLSSVAADLPRGALPRAYVGEQPYWTLLGLDGGQEQALISEDGALEPAKGSFSIEPFIRLDGKLLDWSSVAATQSLQDRYLPIATVDWVHEKAGLSVTSFVQGTPDRAQLIGRYRLSNPDKVAHEYTLALAIRPWQVNPPTQFLNTTGGFSRIEALDVGDQLVRVNGEPRIYPLQAPDARFATTFDGKLDAMHLASGKFPATTAVKDSTGLASGALLYTIKLEPGQSREVAVVLPQTGGWKPQALDVAKAQQQVAAMWRDKLGVVSLQVPAAGQPLVETLRTAVAHMLISRVGPRLQPGTRSYARSWIRDGAMISEGLLRMGRSDAVRDYVTWYAPFQFENGKVPCCVDSRGSDPVPENDSHGELIYNIAEYWRYTGDGTFLELMWPHVQGAYSYMEQLRASERTEENRARNPAFYGMMPASISHEGYSAKPMHSYWDNFWALRGYKDAAQVAAQLGKLEAMQISESRDQFRDDLQASLLSAMQQHRIDYLPGSAELGDFDATSTTIALAPGGEQGRLPQEALEATFERYWTEFIARRDGKREWKDYTPYEWRNVAAFVRLGWRDRAWQATQFFFKDRAPQAWNQWAEVVSRTPRKPFFVGDLPHAWVASDFVRSALDMFAYNRDADEALVLAAGIPTAWFQGDGIAVQGLRTPQGQLNYRLQRSDKQLVLDLQPGLVPPPGGVVLPWPYSGEPGAATINGEPAEWSNRELCVHQLPARIEIDVPSAVRRAERKGQ is encoded by the coding sequence ATGAAGCGAGCGATCGCCGTTGGATTGGGCCTGTTGTGGACCTCCCTGGCGATCGCCGCACCACCGGCGCTGCCGGCGCCCAAGGTGCTGGATGACTTCGACGACATCAGCGCGTGGAAGCTGGTGCTGTCCGACCAGGTCAGCGGTTCGCTGCGGCCGGTCAGCGGCGCCGGCGGCGGCCGCGCGCTGTGCCTGGATTACGACTTCCACAAAGTCTCCGGCTATGTGGGCATCCGCCGTGCGCTGAACATCGAGTACCCGGCCAATTACCGGTTCGGGTTCCAGCTGCGCGGTGATTCCCCGCGCAACGACCTGCAGTTCAAGCTGATCGATGCCAGCGGCGACAACGTCTGGTGGGTCAACCGCCCCGGCTACAGCTTCAACAAGGCCTGGACGCCGGTGGAATACCGCCGCCGGCAGATCGACAAGGCCTGGGGCCCGTCGGCCGAAAAGGAGATGGCGCGCAGCGCCGCGGTCGAGTTCACCATCTACAGCAAGGTCGGTGGCCGCGGCACGGTGTGCTTCGACAAGCTGACCCTGCAGGGCCTGCCGCCGCAGGACGACTCGGCGCTGATGCCGTCGGTGATCGCCGATACGGCCACCGCGCTGCAGGACCGCATGATCGACGGCAAGAGCGATACGTTCTGGGTCAGCGGCGGGGTCAAGCAGCAGACCATCAGCCTGGACCTGCACAAGAGCCGCGAGATCGGCGGCGCGGTGATCGACTGGCTGCCCAACCTGGAGGCGACCCGTTACGTCGTGCGCACCTCCGAGGACGGCCGTGACTGGCGCACCGTGCGCGAGGTCACCGGTGGCGGTGGCGGTCGTGACTGGCTGGCGCTGCCCGATACCGATGCGCGTTACGTGCGCTTCGACCTGGAAGACGGACCGAACTGGCGCTACGGCATCCGCGATATCGCGCTGAAGCCGCTGGCGTTCGCGGCCACGCCCAATGCCTTCCTGTCCTCGGTCGCCGCCGACCTGCCGCGCGGTGCGCTGCCGCGCGCCTACGTCGGCGAGCAGCCGTACTGGACCCTGCTCGGTCTCGATGGCGGCCAGGAGCAGGCCCTCATCAGCGAGGATGGTGCGCTGGAGCCGGCCAAGGGCAGCTTCAGCATCGAACCGTTCATCCGCCTGGACGGCAAGCTGCTGGACTGGTCCAGCGTGGCCGCCACGCAGTCGCTGCAGGACCGTTACCTGCCCATCGCCACGGTCGACTGGGTGCATGAGAAGGCCGGCCTGTCGGTGACCAGCTTCGTGCAGGGCACGCCCGATCGCGCCCAGCTGATCGGCCGCTACCGCCTGAGCAACCCGGACAAGGTCGCCCACGAATACACCCTGGCGCTGGCGATCCGCCCCTGGCAGGTCAACCCGCCGACCCAGTTCCTCAACACCACCGGCGGCTTCAGCCGCATCGAAGCGCTGGACGTCGGCGACCAGCTGGTACGGGTGAACGGCGAGCCGCGCATCTACCCGCTGCAGGCTCCGGACGCACGCTTCGCCACCACGTTCGATGGCAAGCTCGATGCGATGCACCTGGCCTCGGGCAAGTTCCCGGCGACCACGGCGGTGAAGGATTCCACGGGCCTGGCGTCCGGCGCCCTGCTGTACACGATCAAGCTCGAACCGGGGCAGAGCCGCGAGGTGGCCGTGGTGCTGCCGCAGACCGGCGGCTGGAAGCCGCAGGCGCTGGACGTGGCCAAGGCGCAGCAGCAGGTCGCGGCGATGTGGCGCGACAAGCTGGGCGTGGTCAGCCTGCAGGTGCCGGCAGCGGGCCAGCCGCTGGTGGAGACCCTGCGGACCGCGGTGGCGCACATGCTGATCTCGCGTGTCGGCCCGCGCCTGCAGCCGGGCACCCGTTCGTATGCGCGCAGCTGGATCCGCGATGGCGCGATGATTTCCGAAGGCCTGCTGCGCATGGGCCGCAGCGATGCCGTGCGCGATTACGTGACATGGTATGCGCCGTTCCAGTTCGAGAACGGCAAGGTGCCGTGCTGCGTCGACTCGCGTGGCAGCGACCCGGTGCCGGAGAACGACAGCCACGGCGAGCTGATCTACAACATCGCCGAGTACTGGCGGTACACCGGCGACGGCACCTTCCTGGAGCTGATGTGGCCGCATGTGCAGGGCGCCTACAGCTACATGGAGCAGCTGCGCGCGAGCGAGCGCACCGAAGAGAACCGCGCGCGCAATCCGGCCTTCTACGGGATGATGCCGGCCTCGATCAGCCACGAAGGCTATTCGGCCAAGCCCATGCACTCGTACTGGGACAACTTCTGGGCGCTGCGCGGCTACAAGGATGCCGCGCAGGTGGCCGCCCAGCTGGGCAAGCTCGAAGCCATGCAGATCAGCGAGTCGCGCGACCAGTTCCGCGACGACCTGCAGGCCTCGCTGCTGTCCGCCATGCAGCAGCACAGGATCGACTACCTGCCGGGCTCGGCCGAGCTGGGTGATTTCGATGCCACCTCCACCACCATCGCACTGGCGCCGGGTGGCGAGCAGGGTCGGTTGCCGCAGGAGGCGCTTGAGGCGACCTTCGAGCGTTACTGGACCGAGTTCATCGCGCGCCGCGATGGCAAGCGCGAATGGAAGGATTACACGCCTTACGAGTGGCGCAACGTGGCGGCCTTCGTGCGCCTGGGCTGGCGCGACCGTGCCTGGCAGGCCACCCAGTTCTTCTTCAAGGACCGCGCGCCGCAGGCCTGGAACCAGTGGGCCGAAGTGGTCTCGCGCACGCCGCGCAAGCCGTTCTTCGTCGGTGACCTGCCGCATGCCTGGGTGGCGTCCGACTTCGTCCGCTCGGCGCTGGACATGTTCGCCTACAACCGCGACGCCGATGAGGCGCTGGTGCTGGCCGCCGGCATTCCCACCGCCTGGTTCCAGGGAGATGGCATCGCGGTACAGGGCCTGCGCACGCCGCAGGGCCAGCTGAACTACCGCCTGCAGCGCAGTGACAAGCAGCTGGTGCTGGACCTGCAGCCGGGCCTGGTGCCGCCGCCAGGTGGCGTCGTGCTGCCGTGGCCGTACAGCGGCGAACCGGGTGCGGCCACCATCAATGGCGAGCCGGCCGAATGGAGCAACCGCGAACTGTGCGTGCACCAGCTGCCGGCGCGGATCGAGATCGACGTGCCAAGCGCGGTGCGCCGCGCAGAACGCAAGGGGCAGTAA
- a CDS encoding carbohydrate ABC transporter permease, translated as MSREIGQSRWHPWMINGALLVLALVSLAPLLWMLSVSFMPQGEATHFPPPLLPSHVTTHNYTELFARTGMGGNFANSLLVSVAITFGSLLLNTMAGYAFAKLNFVGRERLFQVLMAALVIPAQVAMLPLFLLMKQLGLVNSFGGVIVPALASVFGIFLVRQYARSIPDELLEAARIDGAGELRIFFQIVLPMLKPVLVTLAIFTFMGAWNDFMWPLIVLTDQEHYTLPVALATLSREHIMDVEMMMAGAVVTVVPVLALFLVLQRYYIQGLLLGSVKG; from the coding sequence ATGAGTCGTGAGATCGGCCAGTCGCGCTGGCACCCGTGGATGATCAACGGCGCGTTGCTGGTGCTGGCCCTGGTCAGCCTGGCACCGCTGTTGTGGATGCTCTCGGTGTCGTTCATGCCGCAGGGTGAGGCGACCCATTTCCCGCCTCCGCTGCTGCCCTCGCACGTCACCACCCACAACTACACCGAGCTGTTCGCACGCACCGGCATGGGCGGCAACTTCGCCAACAGCCTGCTGGTGTCGGTGGCGATCACCTTCGGTTCGCTGCTGCTCAACACCATGGCCGGCTATGCCTTCGCCAAGCTGAACTTCGTCGGCCGTGAACGCCTGTTCCAGGTGCTGATGGCTGCGCTGGTGATCCCGGCGCAGGTGGCGATGCTGCCGCTGTTCCTGCTGATGAAGCAGCTGGGCCTGGTCAACAGTTTCGGCGGCGTGATCGTGCCGGCGCTGGCCAGCGTGTTCGGCATCTTCCTGGTGCGCCAGTACGCCCGTTCCATCCCGGACGAACTGCTGGAAGCGGCCCGCATCGACGGGGCAGGGGAGCTGCGCATCTTCTTCCAGATCGTGCTGCCGATGCTCAAGCCGGTGCTGGTGACCCTGGCGATCTTTACGTTCATGGGCGCGTGGAACGATTTCATGTGGCCGCTTATCGTCTTGACCGACCAGGAGCACTACACTTTGCCGGTGGCGTTGGCCACCCTCTCGCGCGAGCACATCATGGACGTGGAAATGATGATGGCCGGCGCGGTGGTCACCGTGGTCCCGGTGCTGGCCCTGTTCCTGGTCCTGCAGCGGTACTACATCCAAGGTCTGTTGCTGGGGAGCGTCAAGGGATGA
- a CDS encoding sugar ABC transporter permease: MKRSSLAGWIFAGPSLLVLGVFFGLPVASALALSVTDFDLYALADGANLRFVGLGNYIDLLQTPMFWKSLWNTTYFVVIGVPLSISVSLGAAMLLNAPAARFKALFRTALFAPVVTTLVAVAVIWRYLFHTSYGLVNYGLGHIGISPIDWLGDPNWAMPTIMLFAVWKNFGYNMVIFLAGLQAIPHDLYEAARIDGASRWKQFLHITLPMLGPVLLVVGVITVSGYFQLFAEPYVMTRGDPLQSTVSVLYFMFEEGFKWWNLGRASAVAFLLFLIILAVTTVMLRFGRKRQLV, from the coding sequence ATGAAACGTTCGTCCCTCGCCGGCTGGATCTTCGCCGGCCCCTCGCTGCTCGTGCTGGGCGTGTTCTTCGGCCTGCCGGTCGCCTCGGCGCTCGCCCTGAGCGTGACCGACTTCGACCTGTACGCGCTGGCTGACGGTGCCAACCTGCGCTTCGTCGGGCTGGGCAACTACATCGACCTGCTGCAGACGCCGATGTTCTGGAAGTCGCTGTGGAACACCACGTATTTCGTGGTGATCGGCGTCCCGCTGTCGATCAGCGTGTCGCTGGGCGCGGCGATGCTGCTCAATGCGCCCGCCGCCCGCTTCAAGGCGCTGTTCCGCACCGCGCTGTTCGCCCCGGTGGTGACCACCCTGGTGGCGGTGGCGGTGATCTGGCGCTACCTGTTCCATACCAGCTATGGCCTGGTGAACTACGGCCTGGGCCACATCGGCATCAGCCCGATCGACTGGCTGGGCGACCCCAACTGGGCGATGCCCACCATCATGCTGTTCGCCGTGTGGAAGAACTTCGGCTACAACATGGTGATCTTCCTGGCTGGCCTGCAGGCCATCCCGCATGACCTGTACGAGGCCGCGCGCATCGACGGCGCCTCGCGCTGGAAGCAGTTCCTGCACATCACCCTGCCGATGCTCGGCCCGGTGCTGCTGGTGGTCGGCGTCATAACCGTGTCCGGCTACTTCCAGCTGTTCGCCGAACCGTACGTCATGACCCGCGGCGACCCACTGCAGAGCACCGTCAGCGTGCTGTATTTCATGTTCGAGGAAGGCTTCAAGTGGTGGAACCTGGGACGCGCCTCTGCCGTGGCGTTCCTGCTGTTCCTGATCATCCTGGCGGTGACCACCGTGATGCTGCGTTTCGGCCGCAAGAGGCAGTTGGTATGA
- a CDS encoding sugar ABC transporter substrate-binding protein, translating into MHDWIDRLRRWALPAMAALAMAGCARTEQGTTTVRFWAMGREAEVVSELIHEFEAENPGIKVDVQNIPWTAAHEKLLTAFAADGLPDVCQLGNTWVPEFAELNALTPLQPFVQHSSVVDPQDYFQGIWDTNVIHGELVGVPWYVDTRLIYYRKDLLAQAGFDHPPRTWAEWDEQMAAIKKMQGPNRYAVLMPINEFEQQLSLALQQPDPLLRDDDTRGNFSSPGFRRTLAFYGNMFEQGWAPKMSETQISNVWDEFFRGFNVFYISGPWNIREFKKLQPKELEGKWGTAALPGPDGPGAGIAGGTSLVIFRKSQQKEASWKLIEFLSRPEIQARFHSIIGDLPPRRSTWNAPSLADDPLAAAFRDQLERVKPTPKVLEWERIVQEMRIVTEKVVRGGMPQDKAVEELDQRVDKVLAKRRWMHEQQRLQRSEAPSGSTSAVAAGSPQ; encoded by the coding sequence GTGCACGATTGGATTGACCGCCTGCGACGCTGGGCCCTGCCTGCGATGGCCGCACTGGCCATGGCCGGCTGCGCGCGCACCGAGCAGGGCACCACCACGGTCCGCTTCTGGGCCATGGGCCGCGAGGCCGAAGTGGTCAGCGAACTCATCCACGAATTCGAGGCCGAGAACCCCGGCATCAAGGTGGATGTGCAGAACATTCCCTGGACGGCCGCACACGAGAAACTGCTGACCGCGTTCGCCGCCGACGGCCTGCCCGATGTCTGCCAGCTCGGCAACACCTGGGTGCCCGAGTTCGCCGAGCTCAACGCGCTGACCCCGCTGCAGCCGTTCGTGCAGCATTCGTCCGTCGTCGATCCGCAGGATTACTTCCAGGGCATCTGGGATACCAACGTGATCCATGGCGAGCTGGTGGGCGTGCCGTGGTACGTCGATACCCGCCTGATCTACTACCGCAAGGACCTGCTGGCGCAGGCCGGCTTCGACCACCCGCCGCGTACCTGGGCGGAATGGGACGAGCAGATGGCCGCGATCAAGAAGATGCAGGGCCCGAACCGCTATGCGGTGCTGATGCCGATCAACGAGTTCGAGCAGCAGCTGTCGCTGGCCCTGCAGCAGCCCGATCCGCTGCTGCGCGACGACGACACCCGCGGCAACTTCTCCAGCCCCGGCTTCCGTCGCACCCTGGCCTTCTACGGCAACATGTTCGAGCAGGGCTGGGCGCCGAAGATGTCCGAGACGCAGATCTCCAACGTCTGGGATGAATTCTTCCGCGGCTTCAACGTGTTCTACATCTCCGGCCCCTGGAACATCCGCGAGTTCAAGAAGCTGCAGCCCAAGGAACTGGAAGGGAAGTGGGGCACCGCCGCCCTGCCGGGCCCGGACGGTCCGGGCGCCGGCATCGCTGGCGGCACCAGCCTGGTGATCTTCCGCAAGTCGCAGCAGAAGGAAGCGTCGTGGAAGCTGATCGAGTTCCTGTCGCGCCCGGAAATCCAGGCCCGTTTCCATTCCATCATCGGTGACCTGCCGCCGCGCCGCAGCACCTGGAACGCGCCGTCGCTGGCCGACGATCCGCTGGCCGCCGCGTTCCGTGACCAGCTGGAGCGGGTCAAGCCGACGCCAAAGGTGCTCGAATGGGAGCGCATCGTGCAGGAAATGCGCATCGTCACCGAAAAAGTGGTGCGTGGCGGCATGCCGCAGGACAAGGCCGTGGAAGAGCTGGACCAGCGCGTGGACAAGGTGCTGGCCAAGCGCCGCTGGATGCATGAACAACAACGCCTGCAGCGCAGCGAGGCCCCTTCGGGCTCGACCAGTGCAGTCGCGGCCGGGAGCCCGCAATGA